One genomic segment of Brassica napus cultivar Da-Ae chromosome A3, Da-Ae, whole genome shotgun sequence includes these proteins:
- the LOC106442949 gene encoding trihelix transcription factor GT-3a: MDRRNPFHHHEHQLYHLIQQQQLPLPPQSTMAAMDSGGGGGERIPQWSIEETKELLGIREELDQTFMETKRNKLLWEVVAAKMADKGFARSAEQCKSKWKNLVTRYKACETTEPEASRQQFPFYSEIQSIFTARMQRNLWSEPTEGSTSSKRKHHQFSSDEEEEDQVEEPNQDINEELLSFIETDKKEAEVITTSTSTDPRKRVKKGKGIFTGSTKAETAGSTLKEILEDFMRQTVKMEKEWIASWEMKEREREKREHEWRRRMADLEEERAAAERRWMEREDERRLREEARARKRDTLIDALLNKLNRDHNDDHYQGF, translated from the exons ATGGACCGACGTAACCCTTTCCATCATCACGAACATCAACTTTATCACTTGATCCAACAGCAACAGCTCCCTCTACCGCCGCAGAGCACGATGGCTGCGATGGATTCTGGTGGCGGAGGAGGTGAGAGAATCCCTCAGTGGAGCATAGAGGAGACAAAGGAGCTTTTGGGTATAAGAGAAGAGCTCGATCAGACTTTCATGGAGACCAAACGTAATAAGCTACTTTGGGAAGTCGTCGCCGCTAAAATGGCCGACAAGGGTTTTGCCCGAAGCGCAGAACAGTGTAAGAGCAAGTGGAAGAACCTCGTCACTAGATACAAG GCGTGTGAAACGACTGAACCAGAAGCTAGTAGGCAGCAGTTCCCATTCTACAGCGAGATCCAATCGATTTTCACAGCAAGAATGCAAAGAAATTTGTGGTCAGAGCCCACAGAAGGAAGCACTTCTTCGAAGAGAAAACACCATCAGTTTTCATCtgacgaagaggaagaagatcaaGTTGAGGAGCCAAATCAAGACATCAACGAGGAACTCTTGTCTTTCATCGAGACAGACAAGAAAGAGGCAGAAGTGATTACTACTAGTACTTCTACTGATCCAAGAAAACGTGTGAAAAAAGGAAAAGGTATATTTACAGGTAGTACCAAAGCTGAAACCGCGGGTAGTACATTGAAAGAAATATTGGAGGACTTTATGAGGCAAACGGTGAAGATGGAGAAAGAATGGATAGCTTCATGGGagatgaaggagagagagagggagaagaGAGAGCACGAGTGGCGGAGGAGAATGGCTGATCTAGAGGAGGAGAGAGCTGCTGCggagaggaggtggatggagagAGAGGATGAGAGACGGTTGAGAGAAGAAGCTAGGGCTCGGAAGAGAGATACACTCATTGATGCTTTGCTTAATAAGCTTAATAGAGATCACAATGATGATCATTATCAAGgcttttaa
- the LOC106427326 gene encoding uncharacterized protein LOC106427326 isoform X2, translating into MAGGGNFIGRVISYVANELIVNGLSNSHAFQRFAVRTSKRIENISKMAAESKEKVAQHMEELSKNSDTFKKP; encoded by the exons ATGGCGGGAGGAGGAAACTTTATTGGGAGAGTGATCTCATACGTTGCGAACGAGCTCATTGTTAATGGTTTGTCTAACAG CCATGCTTTCCAGAGATTTGCTGTGAGGACCTCTAAAAGAATCGAGAACATCTCTAAAATGG ctgCAGAGAGCAAGGAGAAAGTGGCTCAGCATATGGAGGAACTTTCCAAGAACTCTGAT ACTTTCAAGAAGCCGTGA
- the LOC106427315 gene encoding pyridoxal 5'-phosphate synthase subunit PDX1.3-like, translated as MEGSSVVAVYGNGAITEAKKSPFSVKVGLAQMLRGGVIMDVVNAEQARIAEEAGACAVMALERVPADIRAQGGVARMSDPQMIKDIKQAVTIPVMAKARIGHFVEAQILEAIGIDYIDESEVLTLADEDNHINKHNFRIPFVCGCRNLGEALRRIREGAAMIRTKGEAGTGNIVEAVRHVRSVMGDIRVLRNMDDDEVFTFAKKLAAPYDLVMQTKQLGRLPVVQFAAGGVATPADAALMMQLGCDGVFVGSGIFKSGDPARRARAIVQAVTHYSDPEMLVEVSCGLGEAMVGINLNDDKVERFANRSE; from the coding sequence ATGGAAGGATCAAGCGTCGTGGCGGTTTACGGTAACGGTGCGATAACGGAGGCTAAGAAATCTCCCTTCTCCGTTAAGGTCGGTCTGGCTCAGATGCTCCGCGGCGGCGTTATCATGGACGTCGTCAACGCCGAGCAAGCCCGCATCGCGGAGGAAGCCGGTGCTTGCGCCGTCATGGCTTTGGAGCGCGTTCCCGCCGATATTCGCGCTCAGGGAGGCGTCGCTCGGATGAGCGATCCCCAGATGATTAAGGACATCAAGCAGGCCGTTACGATTCCGGTGATGGCCAAGGCCAGGATCGGTCATTTCGTGGAGGCGCAGATCCTCGAAGCGATCGGAATCGATTACATCGACGAGAGCGAGGTGCTGACCCTCGCCGACGAAGACAACCACATCAACAAGCATAACTTCCGGATCCCTTTCGTCTGCGGCTGCCGCAACCTCGGCGAGGCTCTGAGGAGGATCCGCGAAGGCGCGGCGATGATCAGGACGAAAGGTGAGGCTGGGACTGGGAACATCGTGGAGGCCGTTAGGCACGTGAGGTCTGTTATGGGTGACATCAGGGTTTTAAGGAACATGGATGACGACGAGGTCTTCACTTTCGCCAAGAAGCTTGCCGCTCCTTACGATCTCGTGATGCAGACCAAACAGCTTGGCCGTCTTCCCGTGGTTCAGTTCGCCGCAGGTGGAGTCGCTACTCCGGCGGATGCGGCTCTCATGATGCAGCTTGGATGCGACGGTGTCTTCGTGGGTTCAGGTATCTTCAAGAGCGGTGACCCAGCTCGTAGGGCGCGTGCGATTGTTCAGGCGGTGACTCATTACAGTGACCCGGAGATGCTTGTGGAGGTCAGCTGTGGGCTTGGGGAAGCAATGGTTGGGATTAATCTCAACGATGACAAGGTTGAGAGGTTCGCTAACCGCTCTGAGTGA
- the LOC106427298 gene encoding E3 ubiquitin-protein ligase APD2 translates to MSLPDSSSSSSPPVTREETGYIRFEHGQDNGFDHRDRPPWNRSEYDYRHGSIVASENPRNTSTSSEDPWSCVVVVATFCVFVSMTLILGLYGTTNVWLGPNSSFLIKPTSVFVQTVIVEELGNKGSGLMLYGLNQPPQLHVLANWSEVHYLAVPNDSYKYWIQYLNKGSRVKVSYNVESLGSSLYLVIAQGVDGLSEWVQDPTRPDTTLSWHLISDSGFIEQDITKSSSYYIAVGNVYLNEVKATIDIQVEGVLYDTTNAYYKCTFPNDKCTLSVPLFGTNAAVLTSPGPKLNTSKNEFCAKLSYEPRWIAYIVCMVVVTALLLILSSVFNKRQQAVPENEETADENDDVAPLIPGKDDDNSSWCSSYSSILTSTEELEGAHGDGQSSTRYLCAICFDAPRDCFFLSCGHCVACFQCGTRIAETSGFCPVCRRKIRKVKKIFNV, encoded by the exons ATGTCGCTCCCcgattcttcttcctcttcttctccgccTGTGACCCGCGAAGAAACCGGTTATATCCGTTTTGAACACGGCCAAGATAACGGCTTTGACCATCGTGATCGACCTCCATGGAACCGCTCCGAGTACGATTATCGCCATGGGAGCATCGTTGCATCGGAGAACCCGAGGAATACCTCGACGTCTTCCGAAGATCCTTGGTCTTGCGTTGTCGTCGTCGCTACCTTCTGTGTCTTCG TGTCGATGACTTTGATTTTGGGGCTTTACGGAACAACGAACGTGTGGTTGGGACCAAACTCCTCCTTCCTCATTAAGCCAACTTCGGTTTTCGTCCAAACTGTCATT GTGGAAGAATTAGGGAATAAGGGATCCGGTTTGATGCTCTACGGATTAAACCAACCCCCACAGCTCCATGTCCTGGCCAATTGGTCTGAAGTCCACTATTTAGCTGTGCCTAATGATTCTTACAAG TATTGGATACAGTATCTGAACAAGGGGTCACGCGTTAAAGTTTCTTACAATGTTGAATCTCTGGGCTCTTCCCTCTATCTTGTGATTGCCCAAG GTGTGGATGGGCTCTCCGAGTGGGTGCAAGACCCTACGCGTCCAGACACTACATTATCATGGCATCTCATCTCTG ATAGTGGTTTCATTGAGCAGGACATAACTAAGTCGTCGAGTTATTACATTGCAGTGGGCAACGTATACCTGAATGAAGTCAAG GCTACGATAGACATTCAAGTTGAAGGGGTATTGTATGATACTACCAATGCTTATTACAAATGCACGTTTCCTAACGACAAGTGCACTTTAAGTGTTCCATTATTTGGAACTAATGCTGCTGTACTAACCTCACCAGGTCCAAAGCTG aaTACTTCTAAGAATGAGTTCTGTGCAAAGCTCTCGTACGAGCCAAGGTGGATTGCCTACATAGTTTGCATGG TTGTAGTGACAGCACTCTTGTTGATTTTATCTAGTGTCTTCAATAAAAGACAACAAGCAGTCCCCGAAAACGAGGAAACAGCTGATGAGAATGATGATGTAGCTCCTCTGATTCCTGGAAAAGACGATGATAATTCGAGCTGGTGCTCGTCATACAGCTCAATCTTGACAAGCACTGAGGAACTAGAAGGTGCACACGGAGATGGCCAGAGCAGTACAAGATATCTGTGTGCGATTTGCTTTGATGCGCCTAGGGACTGTTTCTTCCTCTCTTGTGGACACTGCGTTGCTTGCTTCCAATGCGGGACACG GATAGCTGAAACATCGGGATTCTGCCCGGTATGTCGGAGGAAGATCAGGAAGGTGAAgaagatcttcaacgtctaA
- the LOC106442950 gene encoding protein trichome birefringence-like 3 yields MSFLIPNRGAVGGTRIPLSIIVLVLCGFMFFVLLYTERISLMSSSSSNFLRSKSCPRKNISSKPKEKVREERSEKMDVLDDRFEFDPEECNVAAGKWVYNSSAEPLYTDESCPYIDRQFSCMKNGRPETDYLRWEWQPDDCTIPRFNPKLAMNKLRGKRLLFVGDSLQRSQWESFVCLVESIIPEGEKSMKRSKKYFVFKAKEYNASIEFYWAPFIVESNTDLPVILDMKKRVVKVDSVEDRSKYWEGADILVFNTYVWWMSGLRMKALWGSFGNGESGAEALDTPVAYRLGLKTWANWVDSTVDSNKTKVFFTTMSPTHTRSADWGKPNGTKCFNETEPVKDKRFWGTGSNKQMMKVVSSVVKHMATHVTVINITQLSEYRIDAHTSVYTETGGKMLTAEQRADPMRNADCIHWCLPGLPDTWNRILLAHL; encoded by the exons ATGAGCTTCTTGATTCCTAACAGAGGAGCAGTGGGCGGAACCAGGATTCCTCTATCAATCATCGTTCTTGTTCTATGTGGTTTTATGTTCTTCGTTCTCTTATACACTGAAAGAATCAGCTTgatgtcttcttcctcttcaaatTTCCTCAGGTCAAAGTCTTGTCCGAGGAAAAACATCAGCTCGAAACCTA AGGAGAAAGTTCGAGAGGAGAGATCAGAAAAGATGGATGTTCTGGACGACAGGTTCGAATTCGATCCAGAAGAGTGTAATGTTGCAGCAGGGAAATGGGTTTACAATAGCTCAGCTGAGCCACTCTACACGGATGAATCATGTCCATACATCGACCGTCAATTCTCTTGCATGAAAAACGGAAGACCAGAAACTGATTATCTTCGGTGGGAATGGCAGCCTGATGACTGTACTATCCCACG ATTTAATCCGAAGTTAGCAATGAACAAACTCAGAGGAAAAAGATTGCTTTTTGTCGGAGATTCTTTGCAACGAAGTCAATGGGAGTCGTTCGTGTGTTTGGTGGAATCAATAATACCCGAAGGAGAAAAATCAATGAAGCGTAGCAAAAAATACTTTGTCTTTAAAGCAAAG gAATACAATGCGAGTATAGAGTTTTACTGGGCACCGTTTATTGTGGAATCGAACACGGATTTGCCTGTGATTTTGGATATGAAGAAGAGGGTAGTAAAAGTGGATTCAGTGGAAGATCGATCAAAGTATTGGGAAGGAGCTGATATTCTAGTTTTCAACACATATGTTTGGTGGATGAGTGGACTCAGAATGAAAGCTTTGTGGGGTTCATTTGGAAATGGAGAGAGCGGTGCGGAGGCATTAGACACACCAGTGGCTTACAGGTTAGGGCTCAAGACATGGGCTAATTGGGTTGACTCTACCGTTGACTCTAACAAGACCAAAGTCTTCTTCACTACCATGTCCCCTACTCATACTAG AAGTGCGGATTGGGGGAAGCCAAACGGGACGAAGTGTTTCAACGAGACAGAGCCAGTAAAAGATAAGAGGTTTTGGGGAACTGGGTCGAACAAGCAGATGATGAAAGTGGTGTCAAGCGTCGTGAAGCACATGGCCACGCACGTGACTGTCATTAACATCACGCAGCTCTCGGAGTACCGCATCGACGCCCACACATCGGTCTACACGGAGACTGGGGGAAAGATGCTAACGGCTGAGCAGAGAGCTGATCCAATGCGTAACGCTGATTGCATACATTGGTGCCTCCCTGGATTGCCCGATACGTGGAATCGGATCCTATTGGCTCAtttgtaa
- the LOC106427326 gene encoding uncharacterized protein LOC106427326 isoform X1: protein MYSAHIQSDGPGKKGDYRPLDCIRETCDRPMVYPKGTSHRRRHEFIIYTWTNLKPVNLETSPRISFDLETSPIFRRLHHQVRKVREIMAGGGNFIGRVISYVANELIVNGLSNSHAFQRFAVRTSKRIENISKMAAESKEKVAQHMEELSKNSDTFKKP, encoded by the exons ATGTACTCGGCCCATATACAAAGCGATGGGCCAGGAAAGAAGGGGGATTACAGACCGTTAGATTGTATAAGAGAGACATGTGACCGTCCGATGGTTTACCCTAAAGGGACAAGTCATCGCCGTCGTCACGAGTTTATTATATACACATGGACAAATCTGAAACCTGTGAATTTAGAGACGTCGCCACGAATTTCGTTTGATCTCGAAACTTCCCCAATCTTCCGTCGTTTGCATCATCAGGTCAG GAAAGTGAGAGAGATAATGGCGGGAGGAGGAAACTTTATTGGGAGAGTGATCTCATACGTTGCGAACGAGCTCATTGTTAATGGTTTGTCTAACAG CCATGCTTTCCAGAGATTTGCTGTGAGGACCTCTAAAAGAATCGAGAACATCTCTAAAATGG ctgCAGAGAGCAAGGAGAAAGTGGCTCAGCATATGGAGGAACTTTCCAAGAACTCTGAT ACTTTCAAGAAGCCGTGA
- the LOC106427307 gene encoding vesicle transport protein GOT1-like, which yields MMSFEMNDRKKIGLGLTAFGVFFSFLGVVFVFDKGLLAMGNILFISGVSLTIGLKSTMQFFTKRQNYKGTISFGAGFFFVVIGWPILGMMLETYGFFVLFSGFWPTLAVFAQKIPVLGWIIQQPYIRSFFDKYRGKRVPV from the exons ATGATGTCCTTCGAAATGAATGACCGCAAAA AAATTGGGTTAGGGCTGACAGCCTTTGGagtctttttctcctttttggGAGTAGTCTTTGTCTTTGATAAGGGCTTACTTGCCATGGGAAAT ATTCTTTTCATCTCTGGGGTTAGTCTTACCATTGGCCTCAAGTCTACCATGCAGTTTTTCACCAAGCGTCAAAACTATAAG GGAACAATTTCTTTTGGGGCCGGCTTCTTCTTTGTAGTCATTGGATGGCCTATCCTGGGAATGATGTTGGAGACCTATGGCTTTTTTGTTCTCTTCAG TGGCTTCTGGCCAACCTTGGCAGTTTTCGCACAGAAGATACCCGTTCTCGGTTGGATCATTCAGCAACCTTATATAAGATCG TTCTTTGACAAGTACCGGGGCAAGCGTGTGCCCGTCTAG